The genomic DNA AAGGGTTAAAGAATTCTATGGTGCTTCCTGAGAAGACTCATATTCCCTCAAACAAATAGGGCATAAACAATTAGAATATAAGTCGCGTAAGTCCTTCAAGACTTCAGGATTAAGGATCAAAGTTTCACACCAACAACCGCCGCTATCGACCCGGCAATCAAAGAAACTGGAACATTTTGCGCATCTTTTGCTAGTCATTCTTTTAAGAAAATGCGATATCGTTTTGGCGCAGTAGGTCCAAGAATTCCGCTTCCGATACGACCGTGATTCCCAATTCCTTCGCTTTCTCCAACTTAGATCCTGCTCCGGGGCCCGCCAATAAATGTGTCGTTTTTGAAGAGACAGATCCGACCTTTTTGCCTCCGTAAAAGACCACGAGGTCGATCGCCTTTTCTCTAGGCTGGAAGTTTTCGAAAGAACCTGAAACGCACCATGTTTGACCCGCAAACGGTTGCTTATCCGCCTTTGCGATCGGGTCGGCCTTCATTTTGATCCCGGCTTTTTTTAACCGATCGACTAACTTTAAGATTCTCTTATCCGTAAAGCTTTCTACGATCGCTTCGACGGTGGATGGCCCGATCCCCGGTATTTCCAATAAGGATTCCGACTTACTCGAACTATTTGCAGCTTCTATAATCGAGTCCATCGATTCATATCCGTGCTCTATCAAAAGTTCGGCTACCTTAGGACCGATTTCGCGAAGTCCAAGAGATGAAAGTACGAATCTAAAATCCTTCCTTTTGGATTCCTCTATTCCATTAAGAATCAAGCTTACGCTTTTTTCTCCGTATCCGTCTTCCTCTAAAAGCTTATCTTTATGCTTGCCGAGTTTATATAAATCTGCAAGATCTTTAATGTAACCTTGGTCATATAAAAATTCGACCTGCTTTTCGCCCAATCCTTCAATATCCATTTGCTTTCGAGAGCAAAAGAAAATGATTCCGTTTTTAACCCTATCCGGACATTCCGGGTTCGGGCAAAATTGATCTACCGAATCCTCTCGCTTATTCGTTTCCGATCCGCACGAAGGACAGATATTTGGAATTTTAAAAACTTTTTTGCCAGGTACGACTACTTCCTCTACGGCTGGAATAATTTCACCCCGCTTTGAAACTCTGACCGTAGCGCCGATACCGATTCCGAGTTCATCGATATAATCCTGATTGTGCAAAGTGGCGAATGTCACAGTAGTACCGGCTAGATTGATAGGTTCGATTTCCGCGCGCGGCGTTATTTTTCCGGTTCGACCTACGGCATAATCGATGCCCACGATCTTGCTCTCCTTCATGAGGGAATCGAATTTATAAGCTCTCGCCCAACGCGGAGAATGAGACGTATAACCTAAAGCCTGTCTTTGCGCCAAATCGTTTAACTTAATCACCAAGCCGTCCGTCGGAAAACCCAATTTTTCCTTTTTCTTTTTGAACTCGCGAATCGCTGCGGCGACTTCGGTGCCGGGAATTAATTTCGTATCGGGAGGGAGCGGAAACTTCAAGTCTTCCGCCTTTTTCATTACCTCTTCGTGGGTTTTAAATTTCAACTTCGTATCGGGAAAGAATGCATCGTATGTGAAAATGCGAAGCGGTCTTTTAGCGACTTCCATTGAATTTTTCTGTTTGAGAGAGCCTGAAGCGAGATTTCTAGGATTTGCGAATTTACCTTCGTAGGATTCATTGAACTCCTCGAAGTCCTTATAAGTCATATAGACTTCTCCGCGGAGATATACGGATAAGTTCTCTTCCAATCGCAACGGAATGCTTCGAATTGTCCTGATATTATCCGTGACATCGTCTCCGATTCCTCCGGTTCCTCGAGTCACTCCGTTTGCTAACACTCCATTTTCATAATAGAGCATTAAAGACGCTCCGTCTATTTTCCACTCCACGGAGTAAAGACCGTTCGGATCCGTTTTTTGAATCCAATCCAAAAGATCTTCTTCACTATACGTATTCTCAAGAGAAAGAACCGGTAACTTATGGGTGAATTTCTGAAAATCCTTATCCAGATCCGAGCCGACCGTTAACGTTGGACTGGCAGGATCCATCAGCTTCGGATATGTTTGCTCTAGGCTCTGTAATCGTTTAAACTTTTTATCGAATTCAAAATCGGATATAATAGGCTTATTTCTTACATAATAGAGATACTGATGATGGCGAATTTCCTTTTCCAAAACGCGCATTTCTTTTTCAGCGTTTTTAGGAGAAGGAATGGCGTCGTCAGCCTTAACCTTTTTTGCATCGGGTTTCTTGGAGGAATTTTTACTAGTAGCTTTTTTTTCTTCGACGGAAAGTTTTCTAGGCATACTAAATTATATTATTTTAATATTGACCGATTCCGACTTTCATATAATCCATCGGATCCGTACGATTTGATTCCCCTATCCAAACTTCGTAATGGACATGAGGTCCGGTAACATTTCCGGTGGAACCTACGGTTGCAATCAATTGCCCTTTGTAAACCGTATCCCCTTCCTTCACTAGAAGGCGGGTGCAATGGCCGTATAGACTATAATAGCCGTTCGCATGCTGTATTACGATATGATTTCCGTATCCCCTCGGAGAATGAATCGCACGATACACTCTTCCGTCCCCGGTAGAATAGATAGGAGTATTCGGGACATTTGCCAAATCGACTCCGTCATGAAATTCCATATATCCGAAGGTCGGAGAACGTCGCATTCCGTAATATGAAGTAAGATTATACGATGTCAGCGGCTCTCCGAACGGGAGTGCATTCATGATCCCGTAGCGGGTATCCAAAAAGTCGTAAACCGAATCAACGAGCGCCCGATTTTTTTCCATAGAGACTCGAACGGTACGATACCCGTATATTTCGGAAAGATACGATCGACCTAGCATCAAATCTTTATCCGCCGTTTCTTCAGTCTTCAATTCGTTAAAAGCAACCCCGTCGATATCCGAATCATCAGGGAGTTTCAGTAGTTCTTCCGCTTGTCCATCGGTCAGCGAATGGATTTCTTGAAGATTTTCGGTTAACGTTAAGAAATCATCCTGAATATCGTCTAGCTTTGCGCTATATTCGATATATTCGTCGAAATACTTTCCGTAAACGGAGGCGAGTGCATTGATCTGAATACGAGTATTATTGTATTTTACGATTCCTAGGACGGCAATACCTACGATCGAAAATAAAAGACCGACTAAAAAGAAAATGGTGAATATGGATATTTGGAAATGGAAAGATTTATCAAATCCGTGAGGGATCAGGAGAACGGTTAACCTCTGGTGACCCTTTTCCTTAACCTGGTCGATGCGCTTTTTAATCATCTTTTCCATGGTCGAAATCCTCTCAAAAGAAGGATTTCGACCTGGAAGGATCGGTCAAGTGGAAACTAGATCTAGATGAATTCCATATTTAGGTCTTAATGTGACTAAAGGTTCCAAAACGACAGGTTTTTCCGTTCTCAATCGAAATCGAAATTTTTTGGCGACAAGGGCCAGCACAAGCACTGCCTCTGTTATCGCAAAAATATTACCGATGCATACCCTAGGACCTCCGCCGAAAGGAATATAAGCGTTTTTAGGTCTGTCCTTGGACCTTTCTTCGTCAAATCGATCCGGATCGAATTTATCGGGGTCTTCCCAAAAATCCGGATTTCGATGCACGTTAAAAATACAGATCGATATATTCGTTCCCGGAGGAACATCGTACCCGCCTAGCGTATCCCAGCCCATCGATCTGCGTTCGATCACCCATGCAGGAGGGTACAATCTAAGAGTTTCATCCAAAACCTTCCTCGTATAAGTTAGATTTTGAATATCGTCCAATGTAGGATTACGATCTCCTAATACGTTTATCGATTCTTGTCTTATTTTTTCATAAGCGTCAGGATTTTGAGTTAGTAAATAAAAGGCCCAAGAAAGTGCGTTCGCAGTCGTTTCATGCCCGGCTAAAAGTAAAGTGATAGCTTCGTCTCTTACTTGAGTTTCACTCATTCTCTCGCCGGTCTCCTCATCCTTGACCTCAAGCAACATAGATATGATATCGTTTGACGGAGTTTTCTTTCTTTCCTCAATCAACTCCTCCACGACCGAATGCATTTCTTTCACAGCTTTTTTCAATTTTATGTTTCCCGGAGTCGGCCAGTGAAACGGCGGTGGAACCAATTTCTTAATTCGCTTTGTCGTTATTTCCAGAGCAATCGTTAAAGCCGACTCAATCCGATTTGCATAACTCGTGACTTCGGTTTTAAAAAGAGTTCTTCCTACAATCGCGAACGTTAAATGCATCATCTCCTTCGAAACGTCGAGAGTGGACTTAGTTTTCCAAGTCTCGAGCATTTTGTCCGTCTCGTTTGCCATAACTTCCACGAACTCGGAGATTCTTTGACGATGAAAGGAAGGTTGGATCAACTTTCTTTGTTTCTTCCAAAACTCGCCCTCGCTATTCAGGAGACCTCTCCCTAGAATTCTTCCGAGTTCTTTATAAAAAATGCCCTTGTGATAATTCTGACTATTTTCTTGAAGAACTCGCTTGATGTCCTCCGGTTGAGTAATTAAATGAATTACGATTTTTCTAATTCCGAATCGGACAGTCTTACCGTACTTCGTATGAAGCATTCGGAAAAATCCGATCGTATCTCTACTTAAAAACGGTAGGTATCTTAATGCCGGGAACCCGAAAGTTCCCGGTGGAAGGTTTGGAACTGGGCGGCTCGGATTTGTTTCTTTTAGTGAAAACACTGGATCTTACTCCCTATATCCCTTTAATATTTATCACGGGATATTTCTAACTCGGATTTGTCACCCAACCAATCCGCTCTTAAGAGTGTATAGTGTTTGTTACAATATCAAGCGTAGTTTTTCCAAAAGGAAAAAAATCAATACTGATTGTTCTACCTTTGCTCGAAAGAAGTTTCGATAAGCGTTTCCACATCCATCAACGGGGAATTCGGGAGTTGTTTATCCTGCAATTCCTCGTTGCTAAGATCGGAGGTTTGCATACTAGTTTCAGCATCCTCATAGGTTCCTTCTATCTGCTCTTCCACCCAAACCTGCCAATTCGGTTGGGTGGATTCGCCCGGTTGATGAACCATCAAGGAAGAGAAAGCAATTGCTCCGATAGTAAATCCGCTCATCGTAATTCCCGCAATCCATCGAATGCGGGACGTTTTTCGTTGCTGAAAAACCAAATTCGAAATCTGGTCGTTCCAAGTATGGCTATCAAGGCGACGAGAAATCTCTTCTTCGAGTTTGTCTTTCTTGTTCCCTTTCATTTTTGCCTAATTAACTCCTATTTCCTCAGCTTTCCGGGAAAAATAGTTTTTTCAGCATTTGCTTTCCTCTAAAGGATCGAGATTTTACCGTTCCTTCGGGAATACCCAACTTTTGCGCAATTTGTTGCTCCTTATATCCTTCCGAAACGAGAGCCAAGACGGATTTATATTTCCAAGGCAGATTTGAAATCAAATCCTTGAGTTCCAATTCGGCTCCGCTGTCATCCATTTCGTCTCTCGGATTCAAAATGGAATCTTGCACCACTTTTTCCTTGAGTTTCGTCGCAAGATTTGCTTGGCGCATCCGCTTTTGGTTCATACGAAGGGATTCATTCCTTGCAATCGTATAAAGCCATGTGCTATGAGAAGAGTCCCCTCTAAACTTGTTGGCGGCCAAACTCTTATAAGCTCGAATATACGTTTCTTGAGCTACGTCGTCGATCGAATCGTAAAACTCCTCGTATAAGTTCTTTTTAATAGCGGAAAGCACGATGTGCTTAGTTGAATCGATTAGGATCGCAAATTCTTTCTGTTCCATTGTCTCTTTTCCTCAGTGAAGGATGCCCGGTAAGGGCAGCACAATTCTTTCGGGAACGAATAAGTTCAAGGGGAACCCGGGAGCTTCCCTATGCTCCTCGGGTAGGGTAACGGATTCCTTTTCCTTCCCCCGCTTTCTTTGTTCGAAAGTTAAAACCCTTTCGATAGCGAGCCGATGTGCGATCTGGTTCATCCGAATTTCGGATGTATATTTCCCGATCGACTGTACAAGAACCCGGACTTTTATCAGATCCGGATTTTCTTCCATAAGCAAAAGTTCCAATTCGACTTGCTTTGGAGAAAGAAGGCGCAGCCATTTTTCGTGCTCCTTCTTGTACCTACGGTTTATTCTCGCTATTTGCTCGAGCTGTGGCTCGGTTAAAGTATAACGATTTCTTAATGATTCTATATCTCCGAAAACCACACCGGCCGCTCTCTCCGTCCGATACACGGAAGAAGTACCGCGATATTGATTTGCATGGATAATTTTAGCGCGAGGAGGCTCTTCGGCGAAAAGTGCGGCTGGGGTAATGAAGCTAGCGGTTAGAACGACTCTGACAAATGAATTCGATAGAAACATAAGCCCGATTCTGTCCATAGTCTTCTAATCCTGAGACCCCATTTTACAAAGTCCGTTTCCTCTGATCGACCCGAAAATATGGTTTTTTGAAAAAAACGGAGCCGTTAGCGGATTAGAGAACATAATTCTTTGGGGCTGGCGCGAGAATTAGGAAAAATCCTTTCCCCTACTTTCAAAATCTAAATCCTTTTACGCATGCCTCCCTTCCTTTTGACCTTCGAATCTCATCCTGAAAAAAGAGCTTTTTGGAACGGTAAAAAGAGGCTCGCTGCAATCTTTATACTCGCGCTCTGTTTCGGCGTCCCTGCCTCGATCGATCTATCCATTGAACGGGAATACGAACTAAGAACTCCTCATGCGGGAAATTATCGATCTTTAAAACCGGCTACAGTCGCAATCGTCCCGGGCGCTTCCGTTTATAGAAACGCACCGTCCCCTGTATTGAAAGATCGTTTAGATTGCGCTTTGGAGCTATATCGCCATGGGAAGGTTCGAAAAATTCTATTATCGGGAGACAACGGTAGTAGTTACTACAATGAAGTGAAGCCGATGTTGATTTACGTTTTAGAAAGAAATGTAAATCAGCGCGATGTTTTTGTCGACCATGCAGGATTCCGAACACTCGACACATTAGTTCGCGCCAAGGAGATCTTCCAAGTTAAGGATGCGATTTTTGTGAGCCAGAAATTCCACCAGCCTCGGGCGGCGTTCATTGCGAAAAAAATCGGACTAGAATTCCAATCCTATGAATCGGATCGAAGACCGTATGTCAGCGGTCCCTTTAGTCGTTTCAGAGAATTCTTTGCAAGAACACTTGCTTGGATCGATATGAACCTGACAAATACCGCACCCAAATATTTGGGAAACCCTTTCCCGATCGATGGAAGCGGAACGAAAACCTGGAAAGGTTCTGTTCTTTAATAACTAACTAAATTCGGATAATTGAATATGTTCGAAAATTTCGCGAACGGCATCCTTAATCGCAATCTTAGGCTTCCATCCTAGAGATTTTAATTTAGAATTATCTCCTACAGAGCGAAGCATTTCCGCCGCACGTATTCTTGCCGGATCGATTTTTGGAGTAATAGAAACTTTGCTAAATTCTATCATCCAATTTAGCACTTCGGATATCTTGGTTTCCGTACCGGAGCATATATTATAAATTTCTCCCGTCATTCCGCGCTCGGCGAGCAAGATATACGCTTCTATCACATCTTGCACATGTAAAAAATCTCTCGTAGGATTTAAATCTCCGACTAAAATTTCTTTCGGAAATTTCGTATTTTCCGCGTTCGCGACTTCTAAAATTTGTCTGCAAAAATTCGGAACCACAAATTTGGAATTTTGTCCTACGCCGATATGATTAAAGGGTCTAGATACGATCGTTTCCAGACCCTGATTATATCTCGCGTATTGAAGGCAATATGTTTCGGCGGCAACTTTCGAAGATGAATACGGATTGAGAGGTTTAGGTAGGGTTTCTTCCCGGACCGGAAGATTTTCCGAAGTAAGATTTCCGTAGACATCGGCGGAAGACACGTACAAAAACCTTACTTTCCGATTCGAACGTCGCAATAATTCTAGAAGATTAAGAGTTCCACCGACATTAATTTCCAGCGTTTCATACGGGTCTTCGATGGCTCTAGGAACGAATGCCTGACCAGCCAGATGAAATACTAAGTCTGGAACAAAATCCCGTAACAAATTTGAAAGATTATTATAATCCCGCAAGTCGCAGACACGGAAAGGGAATGGCAGGTCCCGGCTTTGATCCCGAACCCCCAAACCAAGGACATCATATCCGGACCGTTTTAGGAGTTCGCGGACCAGATATGTCCCTACAAATCCCTCCGCACCGGTTACGAGACATTTCATGGAACGAATGATCGGCAAAAACCGAACAAAAATACGATTGTTTTGTCGATAGAGAAAAAAACAATCGAATAAAAGTCCCGGGTTCTATGGAAGAAAGATCTCCCGATATTATTGAAATCAAAGACACTTCCGTGAATGTCCGGGAGTTGATGGAAGAAATCGAGTCAAGATTGGCCCGACGCCCTGTCACGAAAGAAGAACTTGAAAAACTTTCCCGATGGAAGTTTTCTCCCGAGTCCCCGGAAGGATATCGAGAGTTTGATGCCGCAGAAACCGCGCACTTATTCGAAAAAGGGATTGCCCCTCCCAAATTTACGAACCCCAAATTCCGATTCATTCGAGGTCCGCTTCGATGGATCTTTATCAGCCTCGTAGAATTTTACGCGTTCTTAGATAAGAAACTTTCTGAAAACCGAACTAGAGCTTTTTACAGTGTATTAAACGAATTGATCCTTCTGCGGGGCGATCATGAAAAACTGAAGCGTAAGTTCGAGCGATTCTATAACGAATTTATTGAATTGAACTATTCGCTACGTAGGGAAATTAAACCGGAATTTCTTTGGTCCAGCGAATTTCTTTACGAAGAAGAAACGCTGGAAGAAAGTGAGAAGCTACTACTATCGTTGATCTCACCCGGAAATTCGGTCTTAGTTCTCAATCCTGAATGGGGAAAATTCCTAAAGCATCTACTGAAGGCTCAAATCGAGTTTCGCTGCGTGACCTGGAACGCGAATCATCATAATTTCATAAAAGATCAGGTTTTCAATTCGGTCGAATTGCTTTCCTTCGATGAGCTGATACCTCAACCTCCGCTTCCTTCTAAAATCGTTTTACCGTCGAATCTATGTCTTTTGCCGAATTGGGTTCTAGAAAAATTATTTAGAACCTTAGCCCAAAAGGCCGCCCCAGGTACCGAATTTTTATTTAGATATTCAAATTTTTCGAACCGATTCGCTTCTCCCTTTCAACCCGTTCTTTTAACACAGGTCGGAGAATCTTCTCTCAGAGAGTTTCTTAGAAAATTGGGATTTAAGAACGTCGTGGAAACGAAAGTCGGCGACGGCTTTGCCGTACTTAGTTTTAGAAAATGAAAGTCTATCAGCATGTCACCGAATTCCGTGATTATGATGGAATCGGAAACGATATGAAAGGAATATCTGCGACTTTAGACGCGATACAAATTCCGTCCGAAATCGTCTGTCTTTCCAATTTTAGCACCGAAGATTTTGTGATCCGAAATTTTTGGGACGAAAATTGGCGGGAATACGAGAATAGAAATCAAACTCATATTCTTCAATACGGCGGACCGGGTTATCCGTTGGACGAATTTTTGGCTTTACCGGGAAAGAAATTCATTCGATTCCAAAACGTGACACCCCCCATTTTCTTTAAACCGTTTGTAGAGGAAGATTTATTTCATCTATTCTCTCTCGAGTTTAAACGTTCGATTTTGGAACTTCATAAACTCAGTCGCTCCGTTGAGGCCTTCATTTCGAGTTCCAAATATAGCGCTTCCAATCTGGAAGATTTGAACATAATGAATTCGAAGGTTTTACCAATCGTCCGCAAATACCAGTGGTCGGGACGAAACGATCGAAAAAAAAACGGTTATACCCTCGGATTCGTGGGAAGAATAGCGCCTAATAAAAAAATCGAAGATCTATTACTGTTAGTGTATTTTCTTAAGCGAATCAATAGTAAATACAGGATTCTAATTTGCGGATCCGTTCCGGTTATATTCGGTAAATATTTCTCTCATTTAAAACGAATGGCCTGGGATTTAGGCTTAGGGGAAAACATTCAATTTAGAATGAGTCCGACCGACCAGGAGATGGGCAGATTTTGGGATGAAATGGACGCTTACATAAGCATGAGCGAGCATGAAGGCTTCGGCATTCCCCTCGTGGAAGCATTAAGCAAAGATCTTCCCGTATTCGCTTATTCCTGCACGTCCGTTTCGGAAACTCTGCGGGGAGCGGGATTTCTTTTTAGGAATAAAGACTTAAACAGTCTTCGAAAACTGGCTGAATGGATTCATCTGGTTTTACAAACGGAAGGCTCAGGAAGACCTTTACCCGGAGAAGAAGCTTCCGTCAAACGTAGGGAAGTCGTGGAGGAGTATAACTCGATTCCTTTTGACCGCTTTTTTAAACAACTGCTGACCGTTAGAGAAACGAGCTCGTCCGTGCACTGAAATGGGAAAGCAGGGAATTCATCAGTTTGCAGCCGGTTTTAATTTAGGCGACGCCATTTCCAACGAAATGTCCTCCCTTAGATCGGTATTTCGAAAGCTAGGGTATTCTTCCGAAATATTTGCCGAGAACATGGGTCCGGGAACGGCCACTTACGTTAGAAAATATAAATATTTTAGACCGAAAGGAAGAGATATTTTATTTTATCACCACTCGATACATTCGAATGTCTTGGACTTTATTCAAAAAACAAAGCAGCCCAAGATTCTCGTTTATCATAATGTGACGCCTCCGTCCTATTTTGAAAAATATGATTTAAAATTAACCTATCTTCTGCGCAAAGGTAGAGAGGAACTAACGCAAATCAAAGACGAATTTTCATCATCGTTTGCCGTCTCGGAATTTAATAAGAAGGAATTAGAGGAACTCGGTTACGAAAACGTTAGACTTTTACCGATCACTTATCAAATTCCCGCAAAGCCTATCTTCTTCGGGCCAAGAATAGCCGAATTGCAAGCAAGAGGACCTCGATTTCTTTTTGTAGGCAGGATTTCTCCGAATAAAAGACAGGACGACTTAATCCGTTTCGCATACTATTATTTAAATACTTTCGGCGATGATTTTCAACTCTTCTTGGTCGGTTTCAGCTCGAAAGAGCTTTATCTATACAGGGAAGAATTGGAGAGAATGTTAGATTTTTATAAATTACGCAGGAACGTCATTATCACCGATTTTTTAACGGACGAAGGCTTGCAGAAGATGTATCGCGAATGTGATTTGTTCATTTCGATGAGCGAGCATGAGGGATTTTGCGTCCCTTTACTGGAAGCCATGGTTCACGGAATTCCGGTAATGGCTTTCGATGCCGGTGCAGTCAGCGAAACTTTATCCGGCGCCGGAGTCTTATTTAAAGAAAAGAAAATGGATTTTCTCGCCGAATTAGCCAATAAGATAGTGACGGACCCGAAACTAAATAGAGCCGTCCTTGATACTCAAGAAAAAAGAATCCAAAACTTTTCCACAGTCCGTCCTGAATCCATTTTGAGGCCGATCCTTGCAGAATTCTCGTAGACGCTTAGCTATTGTAACTCCGATTTTTTCAGGGAGAGTTTCCGGTGGCTCGGAAAGATTAATTTATCTTTATACTTTGATGCTTTCCAAGTTCTACGAGGTAACGGTTTTATCCACACGGTCGTTGGATTATATAAGCTGGAAAAATCAGATTCCTGTCAAAGAAATTACCCCCGTTCAATTGGGACCGGATATAGAAAAAAGGATTTCC from Leptospira fainei serovar Hurstbridge str. BUT 6 includes the following:
- a CDS encoding cysteine-rich CWC family protein — encoded protein: MTSKRCAKCSSFFDCRVDSGGCWCETLILNPEVLKDLRDLYSNCLCPICLREYESSQEAP
- the ligA gene encoding NAD-dependent DNA ligase LigA produces the protein MRVLEKEIRHHQYLYYVRNKPIISDFEFDKKFKRLQSLEQTYPKLMDPASPTLTVGSDLDKDFQKFTHKLPVLSLENTYSEEDLLDWIQKTDPNGLYSVEWKIDGASLMLYYENGVLANGVTRGTGGIGDDVTDNIRTIRSIPLRLEENLSVYLRGEVYMTYKDFEEFNESYEGKFANPRNLASGSLKQKNSMEVAKRPLRIFTYDAFFPDTKLKFKTHEEVMKKAEDLKFPLPPDTKLIPGTEVAAAIREFKKKKEKLGFPTDGLVIKLNDLAQRQALGYTSHSPRWARAYKFDSLMKESKIVGIDYAVGRTGKITPRAEIEPINLAGTTVTFATLHNQDYIDELGIGIGATVRVSKRGEIIPAVEEVVVPGKKVFKIPNICPSCGSETNKREDSVDQFCPNPECPDRVKNGIIFFCSRKQMDIEGLGEKQVEFLYDQGYIKDLADLYKLGKHKDKLLEEDGYGEKSVSLILNGIEESKRKDFRFVLSSLGLREIGPKVAELLIEHGYESMDSIIEAANSSSKSESLLEIPGIGPSTVEAIVESFTDKRILKLVDRLKKAGIKMKADPIAKADKQPFAGQTWCVSGSFENFQPREKAIDLVVFYGGKKVGSVSSKTTHLLAGPGAGSKLEKAKELGITVVSEAEFLDLLRQNDIAFS
- a CDS encoding M23 family metallopeptidase encodes the protein MEKMIKKRIDQVKEKGHQRLTVLLIPHGFDKSFHFQISIFTIFFLVGLLFSIVGIAVLGIVKYNNTRIQINALASVYGKYFDEYIEYSAKLDDIQDDFLTLTENLQEIHSLTDGQAEELLKLPDDSDIDGVAFNELKTEETADKDLMLGRSYLSEIYGYRTVRVSMEKNRALVDSVYDFLDTRYGIMNALPFGEPLTSYNLTSYYGMRRSPTFGYMEFHDGVDLANVPNTPIYSTGDGRVYRAIHSPRGYGNHIVIQHANGYYSLYGHCTRLLVKEGDTVYKGQLIATVGSTGNVTGPHVHYEVWIGESNRTDPMDYMKVGIGQY
- a CDS encoding cytochrome P450; protein product: MFSLKETNPSRPVPNLPPGTFGFPALRYLPFLSRDTIGFFRMLHTKYGKTVRFGIRKIVIHLITQPEDIKRVLQENSQNYHKGIFYKELGRILGRGLLNSEGEFWKKQRKLIQPSFHRQRISEFVEVMANETDKMLETWKTKSTLDVSKEMMHLTFAIVGRTLFKTEVTSYANRIESALTIALEITTKRIKKLVPPPFHWPTPGNIKLKKAVKEMHSVVEELIEERKKTPSNDIISMLLEVKDEETGERMSETQVRDEAITLLLAGHETTANALSWAFYLLTQNPDAYEKIRQESINVLGDRNPTLDDIQNLTYTRKVLDETLRLYPPAWVIERRSMGWDTLGGYDVPPGTNISICIFNVHRNPDFWEDPDKFDPDRFDEERSKDRPKNAYIPFGGGPRVCIGNIFAITEAVLVLALVAKKFRFRLRTEKPVVLEPLVTLRPKYGIHLDLVST
- a CDS encoding RNA polymerase sigma factor, encoding MEQKEFAILIDSTKHIVLSAIKKNLYEEFYDSIDDVAQETYIRAYKSLAANKFRGDSSHSTWLYTIARNESLRMNQKRMRQANLATKLKEKVVQDSILNPRDEMDDSGAELELKDLISNLPWKYKSVLALVSEGYKEQQIAQKLGIPEGTVKSRSFRGKQMLKKLFFPES
- a CDS encoding SanA/YdcF family protein, producing MPPFLLTFESHPEKRAFWNGKKRLAAIFILALCFGVPASIDLSIEREYELRTPHAGNYRSLKPATVAIVPGASVYRNAPSPVLKDRLDCALELYRHGKVRKILLSGDNGSSYYNEVKPMLIYVLERNVNQRDVFVDHAGFRTLDTLVRAKEIFQVKDAIFVSQKFHQPRAAFIAKKIGLEFQSYESDRRPYVSGPFSRFREFFARTLAWIDMNLTNTAPKYLGNPFPIDGSGTKTWKGSVL
- a CDS encoding GDP-mannose 4,6-dehydratase; translation: MKCLVTGAEGFVGTYLVRELLKRSGYDVLGLGVRDQSRDLPFPFRVCDLRDYNNLSNLLRDFVPDLVFHLAGQAFVPRAIEDPYETLEINVGGTLNLLELLRRSNRKVRFLYVSSADVYGNLTSENLPVREETLPKPLNPYSSSKVAAETYCLQYARYNQGLETIVSRPFNHIGVGQNSKFVVPNFCRQILEVANAENTKFPKEILVGDLNPTRDFLHVQDVIEAYILLAERGMTGEIYNICSGTETKISEVLNWMIEFSKVSITPKIDPARIRAAEMLRSVGDNSKLKSLGWKPKIAIKDAVREIFEHIQLSEFS
- a CDS encoding LIC_10202 family protein; translated protein: MEERSPDIIEIKDTSVNVRELMEEIESRLARRPVTKEELEKLSRWKFSPESPEGYREFDAAETAHLFEKGIAPPKFTNPKFRFIRGPLRWIFISLVEFYAFLDKKLSENRTRAFYSVLNELILLRGDHEKLKRKFERFYNEFIELNYSLRREIKPEFLWSSEFLYEEETLEESEKLLLSLISPGNSVLVLNPEWGKFLKHLLKAQIEFRCVTWNANHHNFIKDQVFNSVELLSFDELIPQPPLPSKIVLPSNLCLLPNWVLEKLFRTLAQKAAPGTEFLFRYSNFSNRFASPFQPVLLTQVGESSLREFLRKLGFKNVVETKVGDGFAVLSFRK
- a CDS encoding glycosyltransferase family 4 protein, with protein sequence MKVYQHVTEFRDYDGIGNDMKGISATLDAIQIPSEIVCLSNFSTEDFVIRNFWDENWREYENRNQTHILQYGGPGYPLDEFLALPGKKFIRFQNVTPPIFFKPFVEEDLFHLFSLEFKRSILELHKLSRSVEAFISSSKYSASNLEDLNIMNSKVLPIVRKYQWSGRNDRKKNGYTLGFVGRIAPNKKIEDLLLLVYFLKRINSKYRILICGSVPVIFGKYFSHLKRMAWDLGLGENIQFRMSPTDQEMGRFWDEMDAYISMSEHEGFGIPLVEALSKDLPVFAYSCTSVSETLRGAGFLFRNKDLNSLRKLAEWIHLVLQTEGSGRPLPGEEASVKRREVVEEYNSIPFDRFFKQLLTVRETSSSVH
- a CDS encoding glycosyltransferase family 4 protein, translating into MGKQGIHQFAAGFNLGDAISNEMSSLRSVFRKLGYSSEIFAENMGPGTATYVRKYKYFRPKGRDILFYHHSIHSNVLDFIQKTKQPKILVYHNVTPPSYFEKYDLKLTYLLRKGREELTQIKDEFSSSFAVSEFNKKELEELGYENVRLLPITYQIPAKPIFFGPRIAELQARGPRFLFVGRISPNKRQDDLIRFAYYYLNTFGDDFQLFLVGFSSKELYLYREELERMLDFYKLRRNVIITDFLTDEGLQKMYRECDLFISMSEHEGFCVPLLEAMVHGIPVMAFDAGAVSETLSGAGVLFKEKKMDFLAELANKIVTDPKLNRAVLDTQEKRIQNFSTVRPESILRPILAEFS